In the genome of Patescibacteria group bacterium, the window TTGGAATCAAACAAAGTTAAGGTCATAGCCATTAATGATTTAACTGATACCCGCACCTTAGCGCATCTTTTAAAGTACGATACAGTTTATGGAATCTATAACAAAAAGGTTTCCAGTGATTCAAATCATTTAATCGTCAACAACAAAAAATTCGCTGTGTATGCGCAAAAAGAACCCAAAAATCTGCCTTGGAAAAAACTGGGCGTTAAGGTGGTTTTAGAATGCACTGGTCGTTTCACTAAAAAAGAAGATGCCCAAGGTCATCTAAAAGCTGGCGCTAAAAAAGTCATTATTTCCGCGCCCAGTAAGAGCGATGATGTCGCCACTATTGTTAGGGGTGTTAATGAGCCAGAGAACAGGGGAGAGCAAATAATTTCTAATGCCTCTTGCACTACCAACTGCATTGCCCCGGTAATGAAAGTTCTGGAAAAAGAATTTGGGGTGGCTAAATCGTTGATGACCACTATTCATTCCTATACTGCTGACCAGAATTTGGTTGACGGACCGCACAAAGATTTGCGCCGGGCCCGGGCCGCTGGCGCCAATATCGTGCCCACGACAACTGGCGCGGCTCTCGCCACCTGCAAAACCATTCCCCAACTGGCTGGTAAGTTTGATGGTTTGGCTGTCCGAGTGCCAACAATATGCGGCTCGCTTGCTGATATTACCGCTGTTGTGAACAAATC includes:
- the gap gene encoding type I glyceraldehyde-3-phosphate dehydrogenase; the protein is MINIAINGFGRIGRAAFKVALESNKVKVIAINDLTDTRTLAHLLKYDTVYGIYNKKVSSDSNHLIVNNKKFAVYAQKEPKNLPWKKLGVKVVLECTGRFTKKEDAQGHLKAGAKKVIISAPSKSDDVATIVRGVNEPENRGEQIISNASCTTNCIAPVMKVLEKEFGVAKSLMTTIHSYTADQNLVDGPHKDLRRARAAGANIVPTTTGAALATCKTIPQLAGKFDGLAVRVPTICGSLADITAVVNKSVTVDKVNNAFKKASRSYLKGILDVTQEPLVSSDVVGNEYSAVVDLNLTKVIGDDLVKVIAWYDNEWAYAKRLVEVASEVM